From the Streptomyces nigrescens genome, one window contains:
- a CDS encoding sensor histidine kinase has translation MSVTPPPPLPVPAPTPTVEDPSAVAAAAAHQVRGPLSSIQLRLELLRDRLTGPPNASARQEIQDILREMERLSEILGQVLAWGAVDHSSGPVETVDVLGVAATRVDAWAAQACVRGVRLCLDGVAVTGTQVRGSLEQALDVFLENALHAAPEGSDICVTVYATPSLVRAEVRDQGPGMSDEEIARACEPFWRGTAGRSREGTGLGLTVAAALLAASGGHLELGRAPTGGLRAIAVLPVAD, from the coding sequence GTGAGCGTCACCCCGCCCCCTCCCTTACCCGTTCCGGCTCCCACCCCGACCGTGGAGGACCCCTCCGCCGTCGCCGCCGCTGCCGCGCACCAGGTCCGCGGCCCCCTCTCCTCCATCCAACTCCGCCTGGAACTGCTGAGGGACCGGCTCACCGGACCGCCGAACGCCTCTGCCCGGCAGGAGATCCAGGACATCCTGCGGGAGATGGAGCGGCTCTCCGAGATTCTGGGCCAAGTCCTTGCCTGGGGCGCTGTTGATCACAGCTCCGGCCCCGTGGAGACGGTCGATGTCCTCGGCGTAGCCGCCACACGTGTCGATGCCTGGGCCGCCCAGGCCTGCGTCCGCGGGGTCCGGCTGTGCCTGGACGGCGTCGCCGTCACCGGCACACAGGTCCGAGGCAGCCTGGAACAAGCCCTCGATGTCTTCCTGGAAAACGCCCTGCACGCCGCGCCCGAAGGCAGCGACATCTGCGTCACGGTGTACGCCACACCCTCACTGGTCCGCGCGGAGGTCCGTGACCAGGGCCCCGGTATGTCGGACGAGGAGATCGCGCGCGCCTGCGAGCCCTTCTGGCGCGGAACCGCCGGCCGCAGCCGCGAGGGCACCGGCCTCGGCCTGACCGTCGCCGCCGCCCTCCTCGCCGCTTCGGGCGGCCACCTCGAACTCGGCAGGGCCCCTACGGGCGGGCTACGCGCGATCGCCGTACTGCCGGTGGCCGACTGA
- a CDS encoding GNAT family N-acetyltransferase, which translates to MRRTKDDTGLIQWLHCREDATVAEALIAHALTTLPPRPAEAFQFATVLTQGLEALPARHRPVTRAALEHAGFAGERLWRCMRADLPRPELPRVSDIRIVAEPERRAARKLQVRRDDRTVAEAVIGLPLQGIGVLWWIEVSPDARGHGLGRAVLGSALQALSDLGADQVVLYVDDDEPPGGERDRTAANALYESAGFVEVDHLWSYTLHRGR; encoded by the coding sequence GTGCGGCGCACGAAGGATGACACGGGGCTGATTCAGTGGCTGCACTGCCGTGAGGACGCGACCGTGGCCGAGGCGCTGATCGCCCACGCGCTGACCACACTGCCACCGCGCCCTGCCGAGGCATTTCAGTTCGCCACCGTGCTCACCCAGGGCCTTGAGGCGCTGCCGGCCCGTCACCGGCCCGTGACGCGGGCGGCACTGGAGCACGCCGGGTTCGCCGGGGAGCGACTGTGGCGTTGTATGCGCGCCGACCTGCCGCGCCCCGAGCTGCCACGGGTCTCGGACATCCGCATCGTTGCCGAGCCGGAACGCCGTGCGGCGCGGAAACTGCAGGTCCGTCGCGACGACCGGACGGTCGCCGAAGCGGTCATCGGCCTGCCGCTCCAGGGCATCGGCGTCCTGTGGTGGATCGAGGTCAGCCCCGACGCACGGGGGCACGGCCTCGGCCGCGCCGTGCTCGGCTCCGCGCTCCAAGCCCTGAGTGACCTGGGCGCCGATCAGGTGGTCCTGTACGTGGACGACGATGAGCCCCCCGGCGGAGAACGTGACCGCACAGCGGCCAACGCCCTGTATGAATCAGCCGGATTCGTGGAGGTGGACCATTTGTGGTCGTACACCCTGCACCGGGGCCGATAG